From Streptomyces sp. SAI-135:
ACGGGCCTCGGGCAGCTGGTCGCTCATGATCAGCCAGCGGAAGCGGGAGTACCCCGCCCCGTTGTGATGGACGGCCACCCGCGGGTCCTGGGGCTCCTTGAGAGCGCGCTTGATGGTCGTGGGGGCGTCCGGGTGGCCCATCAGGGTCTCGATCTGGGCCTGGAAGGCCAGTGCCATCAGCTCGTTGTAGCGGTCCCCGGCGCGTGCGGCCAGCGCCGCCGAGCGGGCGGCCTCCCCGCGCGCCTCGTCGAAGTCGCCCTCGACGAGCAGCGCGCGCCAGGCCAGCTGGTAGCGGATCAGGGCGAGCAGCTCGGGGTCGTCGCCCGCGTCGGCCAGGGCCTGCGGGAAGACCGCGTCGACCTCCGTCATGGCGTGGCCCGCGGTGTCGATCACGATGATCCAGGCCCGCACCCGGTCCGCGGGCACGGTGGCCCGGGTGAGCACGTCGCGGGCGATGTCCCGGGCGAGATCGAGCTCACCGGCGGTGATGGCGTCCTCGGCCGCCGTGAGCCGCCGCACGTCCGGGGCGGGCACGCTGTCGGCGGGGGTGTGCCGGGCCGACAGCAGCCCGAGGGAGGCGGCCATCGAGGGCGCGCCCCGGTCCCGGGCCAGGGCGGCGGCCTCGGCGAGCCGGGCGGCCACCTCGGGGTCGGTTCCGGTGGTCGCGAGGGCCAGGTGGCGGGCCCGTTCGATCGGGTCGGAGGCGGCCGTGGACAGCGCCCGGTGCGCGTCCCGCCGCTCCTGCGCGGGCGCCTCCGCGTACAGCGCGGCGGAGATCAGCGGATGCGCGAAGCGTACGGCGGGCCCCTCGGCCTCCGTCGCGAGCAGGCCCAGCGCGGCCGCCTGTGCCATCTCGGCCTCGGCGTCCCCGCGGCCGGCCGCGTGCAGCAGGGCCGGGGTGGGGCGGGCGCCCGCGCTCGCCACCAGGAGGGTGCGCCGGGCCTCCTCGGACAGCATCTCCAGGCGGCTGAGCACCAGGGCCCGGAGCGAGGTGGGCACCGGCAGCGGCTCGCCCGGGCGGGGCGGGGTCGGGTTCTCGGTGAGCGCGCGGCCCAGTTCCAGGGCGTAGAACGGGTTGCCGCCGCTGGTGCGGTGGATGTCCCGGACGGTGGAGCGCTGGAGGCCGGTGTAGCCGCGGTGGTCGAGGAGCGCGGCCACCTGGGCGCGGGTGAGCGGGTTGAAGCGGACGGCGAGACTGTCCGGCGGCAACGCGCGTAGATGGCGGTCGTACTCGGGGCCGTCGGTCCGGACCGCGCACAGCATCCGCACGGGGATGTCGCCGAGCCGGCGGGCGGCGAAACCGAGCAGCTCCAGGCTCGCGGGATCCAGCCACTGCACGTCGTCGGCGACGACCAGGACCGGCCCCTCGGCGGCGAGGGCGCGCAGCGCCGACAGCACCGCGAGGCGCAGGGCCAGACCGTCGCGCTGGAGGGTGGACTCGCCCCGGCCGGTCAGCGCCGATTCGAGCGCGGTGCGCTGGGCCGCGGGCAGCTTGTCGGAGATGTCGTCGAGGACCAGGCCGAAGAGGTCGGCCAGGGCCAGGAAGGGGAGGTGGGATTCCGACTCGGTGGCCGAGCAGCGCAGAACGGTGTGGGCGGCCTCGCCGCATTCCGCGGCCAGGGCCCGCAGCACGGTCGACTTTCCGATTCCGGCCGGACCGTGCAGGAGCACGCTGCCGCCGCGGGCCAGCTGCTCGCGGGCCTGTCCGAACAGCTCGTCCCGGCCGATGACCAGGTCGGGGCGGCATCTCGCAGGCTCCTGGAAGTCGCGTGGCACGGTCACCGCTCCCCTCCCTGTGTCGTGTCCTGGCCAATATTAGGCAAGGTGCTTCGAAATTCGACGGGAAGATGTGGTGAGGGAGACAACAACCGGTTCCGTAGGGGAGAAATTCAAAGCGCCCGTGAATGATGGAGTTGTTCACGAATGGTACGGGAGCGGCCGGGTTGTCAGGGCAGCAGTCCCGCCCGGCGGGCGGCCACCACCGCCTCGCCCCGCGTCCCGGCCCCGAGCTTGCGCATGGCCGACCGCAGGTACGCCTTGACCGTCTCGGCGGTCACGCCCAGTCGGTCCGCCGCCCCGGCGTTCGTCGCCCCGGCCGCCACACAGGCCAGCACGTCCAGCTCACGGGGGGCCAGACGGACCCCCTGCACGGGCACCGGACCTGCGGTCAGCAGCGCGCAGGCGTCCAGCAGCTCGGCCCGCAGCGCGGGATCGCCGATCCGCGGGGCCAGCGCCCGCAGCGCCGCGTGCGCCTCCCGGACCTGCTCCCGCGCGAGGGCGTCGCCGTGACCGGGCTCCGCCCGCGCCGCCGCCAGCACGTCGCGCGCCTCGTCGCCTACTACCAGGGCCTGCTCCACGTCCCGGGCCGCGTCCACCGCCGCCGTCAGCATGCGGTCACCCAGGGGCCGGGCGTCGCGCAGGGCGCCGTACAGGACGCCCCGCACCCGGCGCCGTACCACCACCGGGACGGCCAGCACCGAGCGCAGGCCCTCCGCGGCGACGGCGGCGTCGTACTCGTGACTGATCTGCCGGGACAGGGGGTAGTCCGCCACGGCGCACGGGCGGGCCAGCGCGACGGTCTTGCCGCCGAGGCCGTTGCCCGAGGTCACCGCCAGCGAGAGCAGGGAGGTGGTGGCCGTGCCGCTGAGTTCGCTGATGCGGATCTGCGGGCGGCCGGACCCCACCAGACCGCCGAAGGCGACCGGGAGGCCGGTGGTGCGCCGCAGTCGCACGAGCGCCCGCCGGATCTCCATCGCGCCTGCCGCGTC
This genomic window contains:
- a CDS encoding LuxR family transcriptional regulator, whose amino-acid sequence is MTVPRDFQEPARCRPDLVIGRDELFGQAREQLARGGSVLLHGPAGIGKSTVLRALAAECGEAAHTVLRCSATESESHLPFLALADLFGLVLDDISDKLPAAQRTALESALTGRGESTLQRDGLALRLAVLSALRALAAEGPVLVVADDVQWLDPASLELLGFAARRLGDIPVRMLCAVRTDGPEYDRHLRALPPDSLAVRFNPLTRAQVAALLDHRGYTGLQRSTVRDIHRTSGGNPFYALELGRALTENPTPPRPGEPLPVPTSLRALVLSRLEMLSEEARRTLLVASAGARPTPALLHAAGRGDAEAEMAQAAALGLLATEAEGPAVRFAHPLISAALYAEAPAQERRDAHRALSTAASDPIERARHLALATTGTDPEVAARLAEAAALARDRGAPSMAASLGLLSARHTPADSVPAPDVRRLTAAEDAITAGELDLARDIARDVLTRATVPADRVRAWIIVIDTAGHAMTEVDAVFPQALADAGDDPELLALIRYQLAWRALLVEGDFDEARGEAARSAALAARAGDRYNELMALAFQAQIETLMGHPDAPTTIKRALKEPQDPRVAVHHNGAGYSRFRWLIMSDQLPEARATVTALLREVRRRGSVESEVHFLRGLAETELRSGHCGRALDLARESLLMARDTGIGEVASAVLASFAEASGGQVERALELGREAVVHAEENGDQMYESRGLTALGYAQLVAGDAPGAVRSLRRVRELEQGLGITDPARGRWQGDLAEALVRIGETGEAQDVIDVTRVNALRLGRESVLAVLDRAEALVRAARGEHDAALVQLTSVQDRLAKLGHGLEEARAAFALAQLRTRRPGPTSYDEAARLFRRCRALPWLRQVEAAALSRPVEPEPAHAVAADGLESLEGLASMERQVAALVMEGATNREIAARLFISVKTVEATLTRVYRKLGIRSRVDIVRLAAGRRP
- a CDS encoding LuxR C-terminal-related transcriptional regulator; amino-acid sequence: MTVDAAGAMEIRRALVRLRRTTGLPVAFGGLVGSGRPQIRISELSGTATTSLLSLAVTSGNGLGGKTVALARPCAVADYPLSRQISHEYDAAVAAEGLRSVLAVPVVVRRRVRGVLYGALRDARPLGDRMLTAAVDAARDVEQALVVGDEARDVLAAARAEPGHGDALAREQVREAHAALRALAPRIGDPALRAELLDACALLTAGPVPVQGVRLAPRELDVLACVAAGATNAGAADRLGVTAETVKAYLRSAMRKLGAGTRGEAVVAARRAGLLP